The Mycobacteriales bacterium genome contains the following window.
ACAGCCACATTTACTCCATGTGAATGGAGCACGTTCGTCAAGAGGATCAAGGACGGCGACTACGAGATATAGATATGCGCGGATATTAACCATTGAGCTATTTTCATCTCAATCGTGACGGGTTCCTCACGATCTGATGACATCGCGGCTCGTCACCGAAGCGTCCATGCGATCATCTTCCCCGGCTGGATCGACTTGGTGAAGGCGATCAACAGCCTCCGCGCCGACATGTCCTAGCGGGTGAGTGACCCATACAGCCAGTCACTAGGCGGCTACGTGGGCCACTCACCCGCGGGGCGCCTCTAGGCCTGGCCCGAGATCGCGTGGGCTACGGTTTTGCGGACGCGCTCGGCGATCTCGTCCAGCGGAACGTCGACCCGCTCGCCGGTCGCGCGGTCGGTGAGCTCGGCGATGCCGGCAGCCAGCCCGCGCTTGCCGATCGTCACCCGGAACGGGATGCCGACCAGCTCGGAGTCGCTGAATTTGACGCCGGCCCGGACCTGGCGGTCGTCGATGATCACGTCGACGCCGGCGTCCTGCAGCCGCCGGTACACCTGCTCGCCCGCCTCCGCGACCGCGGCGTCGTCCTGCTGGGCGACGACCACGACCGCCTCGAACGGCGCGACCGCGGGCGGCCAGACGATGCCCTTCGCGTCGTGGTGCACCTCGATGATCGCGGACATCGCCCGCTCTACCCCGATGCCGTAGGAGCCCATGATCGGCCGGACCGGCTTGCCGTCAGGACCGGACACGGACAGGTCGAACGCCTCGGCGTACTTGTAGCCGAGCTTGAAGATGTGCCCGACCTCGATCGCCTTGATGACCTCGAGCGGCTGACCGTCGTGGATGCAGGGCTCCCCCGCCTCCGCGGTGCGCAGGTCGGCCCACTGCCCGACGGTGATGTCCCGCGCCACGTCCACGCCGCGCACGTGCACGTCGTCGGTGTTGGCGCCGGTCACCATGCCCGAGCGGCCTTGCACCGCGAAGTCGGCGATGACCGGGTAGGCCGTCACCCCGACCGCGCCGAGCGACCCGGGGTGGGCGCCGAGCGCGTCGAAGATCTCGTCGGCGGCCGCCGGGCGGATCGTGACCGCGCCGGTCGCGTCGAT
Protein-coding sequences here:
- the proS gene encoding proline--tRNA ligase; protein product: ATELSSYRELPQMWYQFQTKLRDEARPKAGLMRTREFTMKDSYSFDLDAAGLDKSFDLHRKAYIRAFERLGIPAIPAEASNGTMGGSDSTEFVCPSDTGEDDIIVCPNGDYAANREKATSALPPAVPAADAAVALPAPERFDTPGVRTIEDLAAGYDAPADRQLKTLVYVVDDQLTLVLMRGDHALEEQKLIDATGAVTIRPAAADEIFDALGAHPGSLGAVGVTAYPVIADFAVQGRSGMVTGANTDDVHVRGVDVARDITVGQWADLRTAEAGEPCIHDGQPLEVIKAIEVGHIFKLGYKYAEAFDLSVSGPDGKPVRPIMGSYGIGVERAMSAIIEVHHDAKGIVWPPAVAPFEAVVVVAQQDDAAVAEAGEQVYRRLQDAGVDVIIDDRQVRAGVKFSDSELVGIPFRVTIGKRGLAAGIAELTDRATGERVDVPLDEIAERVRKTVAHAISGQA